From the genome of Acidobacteriota bacterium:
AGGTGATCGGTGTGCTCGACCTCGAGCACACGCGCCGCGGATACTTCACCGAAGACCACATGCGGACAATCAGCACGCTGGCCGCGCAGATCGCGGTCGCGGTGGAGAATGCTCGTCTCTACCAGCGCATCGAGAAAGAAGAGCAGCGTCTCGAGCGTGACCTCGCCATGGCGCGCGAGATCCAGTTCCGGCTGCTGCCGGCTGGGGTGCCGAGTATCCCCAACGCGGAGGTAGCGGCACGGTTCGTCCCGGCGCGCGAATTGGGTGGCGATATGTACGACTTCGCGCGCTACGCCGGCAGGCGTACCGCGATCGCCGTGGGAGACGTGAGTGGCAAGGGTGCGCCCGCTGCCCTTTACGCCGCGCTCGCCGGAGGCCTGCTGCGCTCGCATGCCGCGCTCGAGTTGAATCCCGCGCAGATGCTGGCGGCGATGAACTCTTCGTTGCAAGACCGCCCGGTCGAGGCGCAGTACCTATCCCTGATCTATGCGCTCTGGGATGAGCGCTCGAACTCGATGCTGATCTCGAACTCGGGATTGCCGCGGCCTATCTTCTGCCATGAAGGCAAGACCGAGATCGTGGAAGTGAGCGGGCTGCCGCTCGGCCTGTTCCGCGATGTGACCTATGACGAGGTGCGCGTCCCGGCGGTAGCAGGCGACGTCTTCGTGTTTTTGTCGGACGGGATCATCGATGCCGCGAACGAAGCGGATACCACTTTCGGGCGGCATCGCGTGCATGACGTGGTGATCGCGAACTGGGAACGCTCCGCCAACGATATCGTTGCCGCCATCTTCGACGCAGTGAACGCGTTCTCGGTCGGCACCGATCCGTTCGACGATGAGACGGTGGTGGTGGTGAAGATCACCGGTTAGTCTACGCCGCACTCGCGACTGGTAAGATGTCCGCCCGAGCTTCTGTCAGCTCAATGTTCCGCTACCGCAAAGACGCGCTGCATTGCGATTCCCTGCCGCTCGACACGCTCGCACGCAAGTACGGCACGCCACTCTATGTCTACTCCGCCGCGGCCATCCGTGCGCGTTATCGCGCATTCGACCAGGCATTCAAGCCGGCACGCCGTGCCGGCGTGGTCGCGCACACCATCTGCTACTCCGTCAAAGCGAACTCGAACCTCAGCCTGCTGAAGCTGCTAGCGCAGCTGGGCGCCGGATTCGACGTAGTCTCGGGCGGTGAGCTCTATCGTGTGGCGCGGGCAGCGAAGTCGAGATTGAAGCAGACCGTCTTCTCCGGTGTGGGCAAGCGAGAAGACGAGCTCGACGCAGCGCTCCGCGCCGGCATCCTGCTCTTCAACGTGGAGAGCGAGGCTGAGCTCGAGCTGCTGGCTGCGTGCGCGAGCAAGCGGAAGCGCGTGGCGCGCATCGCCCTGCGGGTGAACCCCGACGTTCCCGCCGCGACGCATCCGTACATCTCGACCGGGCTGCGCGAGCACAAATTCGGCGTCGCCATCGGCGAGGCAAGGCGGCTCTATCGCCAGGCCGCGCAGCAGAAGTATCTCGAGCCCGCGGGCGTGAGCGTCCACATCGGCTCACAGATCACCGATATGGCGCCCTTCCGTGCGACGATGGAGCGGGTCGCCGAACTAGTCCGCGAG
Proteins encoded in this window:
- a CDS encoding SpoIIE family protein phosphatase, which encodes VANYINAHPDVRSELAVPMIVKNRVIGVLDIQSTKLSYFTEEHARMLSLVASRIASGIENARLYTRVARQAQTLEVLNEIARDLTSILDLDMLFKRTAESLNRLIDYQMFSILLLDSTGTKLEHRFSLRFKQSIHLKHDIPLGVGLVGYAAEKAVPVLVPDVSKDPRYVAVNPETKSELCVPMKYKEKVIGVLDLEHTRRGYFTEDHMRTISTLAAQIAVAVENARLYQRIEKEEQRLERDLAMAREIQFRLLPAGVPSIPNAEVAARFVPARELGGDMYDFARYAGRRTAIAVGDVSGKGAPAALYAALAGGLLRSHAALELNPAQMLAAMNSSLQDRPVEAQYLSLIYALWDERSNSMLISNSGLPRPIFCHEGKTEIVEVSGLPLGLFRDVTYDEVRVPAVAGDVFVFLSDGIIDAANEADTTFGRHRVHDVVIANWERSANDIVAAIFDAVNAFSVGTDPFDDETVVVVKITG
- the lysA gene encoding diaminopimelate decarboxylase produces the protein MFRYRKDALHCDSLPLDTLARKYGTPLYVYSAAAIRARYRAFDQAFKPARRAGVVAHTICYSVKANSNLSLLKLLAQLGAGFDVVSGGELYRVARAAKSRLKQTVFSGVGKREDELDAALRAGILLFNVESEAELELLAACASKRKRVARIALRVNPDVPAATHPYISTGLREHKFGVAIGEARRLYRQAAQQKYLEPAGVSVHIGSQITDMAPFRATMERVAELVRELRGDGHRIAYADAGGGLGIDYQHPQQPGDAPLGEPDEVFGDRIPAYASAVVEPLRGLNLHLLLEPGRSLIGPAGVLLTRVLYRKQNGAKRFVITDAAMNDLIRPALYGAYHEIVPATRRGGSAAQSFDVVGPVCETGDFFARDRALADPEPGDLLAILDAGAYGMALASNYNTRPRAAEVLVDGRRAQLIRRRETLDDLLRPER